The genomic window GCAACGCGCCGCGGCGCAGGTCCTCCGGGTACACAGGCGTATATCTCTAGAGCCCCCCGCGCAGCATCAGCTCGCGCGGATCGAGATTCAGGTAAGTCTGGTCCGCGATATACGGGTCGGGGTGACGTCGGAAATGATGCTTGAGCAATATGAGTGGCGCGGCGAACGGCGCGGCGCCCCGACGGTAGGCATGAATCATCCCAAGCAATTCGGCTTTGTCATCGGCGTCCAGATACTTTTTCAGATAACCCATCAGATGCATCAGCACATTGGCATGGCGTGCCGGTGTTGCCAGCCGCTGGAATGCCTGCATCATTTGTAAAAGATATTCGTGCCCTGACTCTTTCAGGTTACGTCGCCCGGCCTGCGCCACCAGTCGCCCCAGCGCGCGATAGGCTTCCACGTCATGGGCCATGAGCGCCAACTTGTGGCGCGTATGAAATTCCACCAGCCGCGAAGCGGTCAATCCTTGGACGGTAAACTCCTGCCAACGGTGATAAACGAACACGCGCTCGATGAAATTCTCCCGCAGGCGCGGATCGCTGAGCCGGCCCTCTTCCTCGGCCGGCAGCCAGGGTTGGCCGGAGAGAAACGCGTCGGCATAAATTCCCCGACCCCTCTTCGCCGGCACTCCGGCATGCTGATAAACCTTGACGCGTTCCATGCCGCAACTCGGCGAGCGGCTCTTGAAAACATATCCGCTCAGGTCGGTGAGTTTGCGCGCCTGCTGCTTCCCATAGGCAGCGAGTTTGTCCGTGACATCGATCGAGGCGTCCTTCACGCCGACGGCGCGTGGTGCAGCGGTGCTGCCCACCAGCCGAATCGGCGGGCGGGGTATCCCCAGGCCAATGGCGACTTCGGGGCAGACGGGAACCCACTCAAAGTACTGCCCGAGGGTGCCGGTCAGTAAAGTATCGAGCTTGTGATTGCCATCAAAGCGCACCTTCTGTCCCAGCAGACAGCTGCTGATGCCGAGACTGATTTTTGAATCGCCTCTGTCCGGGAATTTCATGGCTGTTGCTGTCCCTGTCTGACCCATGCCGTCATTCTAAGTCAAAGTCAGGTATTGTTGAGTCGACGCAGGCACTGTGGAATTGAGCATGATTCTATGCCGCGTGCCCGTCACGGCGCCCGTGAGCCACCCACTATCAGCCCGAGTTCATGCTACATATATGTAATTGGCACAGACCTTGCCTTCACTCGCTATATATCACTCTTTTGATTGGAAAAGTTGGGATGCCCTGCAGCACGCCATCAGGTTTCACGCTGGTAGAATTGGTGATCATCATTGTGGTCCTGGGCATTATTGCGGCTGCTGGCATTCCACGATTCATCGACATCAGCAGACAAACGCTCGTGGCAAGCATCGATGCTACGGGCGCTTCCCTCCAAAACGCCGTGATCCTGATGCAGGCGAATGTTACTGCCAAAGGTACGACCCGCCCTTCGAATAACGTAGTTGGATTTGGCGACGGCACCGTGGACATTAACACCGCCGGCTTTCCCACGGATACCGCCAGCACCAATCCAGCCCTTAATGACACAATCAGCACTGCCAAATGCCAGCGCGTCTGGAATGGGATTCTGCAAAATCCCCCTACAACTACTACCAGCGGCGCTGTATACAGCTCGGCAGCTCCCCAGCTTTATCGGGTGCAAATAGCCGGCGCAGGTCCCACTTTGCTTTGTCGCTATACCTACCGGAAGGTGGCCAGCCCGGTGCGACGCTTCGATTACTACGTAAACACAGGCAGGGTTATCGTTACCAATCCCTGATCCGGCGATCCGGACAGGATCGCCTGGCTCAACCTGGCACACCACAATGTGTCAGCCACGATATAGCGTTGCCGGTGCTAAAGTTGCGCTTATGCTCATCCCGCAGCTGGTCGCACACCGGGGCTACCCCCGACATTATCCTGAAAACACCCTGATCGGACTCGAGGCCGCCATTACCACGGGCGCGCGCTTCGTCGAAGTCGATGTGCAGGTTTCGCGCGACCGCGTGCCGGTACTGTTCCATGACCGTGACATGAAACGCTTGTGCGGCGTGCACGGCAAGGTCCACGAACTGCGCTATGAGCAACTTTGGCGCCTGCGAGTGGCCGAGCGTGAACGTTTCGGTGATCGTTACAAGGATGTGCATATCACCCGCCTGGCCGAACTCGGTCACCTCCTGATGCGCCAGCCGGAGGTAACTGCCTTCGTAGAGCTCAAGCGCAGTAGCATCAAGCGCTTCGGCGTCGACACAATGCTCACGCTGGTGCGACGCTCGCTCAAACCGGTACTTGCTCAGTGTGTTCTGATCTCCTACTCGCTCGAGGCGCTGGTAGCGGCACGAAACCAGGGCTGGGCGCGGATCGGCGCCGTGATCGATCAATGGGATGAGCACAAGCAAGAACTCATCACCAAAATGTGTCCGGAGTTTATTTTCTGTGGGACAAATAGCCTGCCGCGTGAAGGCAAGCTTCAAATTGACGCTACGAAGCTTGTCGTATTTGAAGTGGCGGATTCTAATGTGGCGCTAGCACTGGCGGCGCGCGGGGTGGATTTCATCGAGACCTTCGCCGTCGGCGAAATGCTCCAGGAATTTTCCCGCCTCGCGCCTTCCTGATGACAGCGGCGACCTACGATGTTGTGGTTATCGGCGGCGGCATCCATGGCGTCGGCGTGGCCCAGGCCGCGGCGGCAGCGGGCTATTCGGTGCTGCTGCTGGAACAAAAGACGCTCGCCAGCGGAACGTCCAGCCGCTCCAGCAAGCTGATCCACGGCGGGTTGCGTTATCTTGAAGGCGCGCAGTTCGGGCTCGTGCGCGAATCGCTGCGGGAGCGCGAAATCCTCCTGCGCAACGCGCCCGAACTGGTGCGGCGCGTACCCTTCTACATTCCCGTTTATTCCTCGACCCAGCGCCCACCGTGGATGATCCGCGCGGGACTGTCCCTGTATGCCCTGTTCGGCGGGCTTTCCCGCGACACGCGTTTTGAGTCCGTACCGCGTGCACGCTGGGAAAATCTCGACGGTCTCGACACCCGTAATCTGCTGGCAGTGTATCGTTACGAGGATGCTCAGACCGACGATGCCCTGCTGACTCAGGCGGTGATGCGTTCGGCGCAGACGCTCAGTGCGGAATTGCGTTGCCCGGCCAATTTTCTTTCGGCAATACGTGACGAGACCGGTTACCGGGTGCATTATCTTGATAATAGTGGGGAACAGACCTGCCATACCGGGTCGCTGGTGAATGCTGCCGGCCCCTGGGCCAATACCGTCCTTGATCGCATCACTCCGCGTCCTCCGATACTGACGGTGGACCTCGTTCAGGGCGCGCACATTCTCGTTGAAGGCGAGACTCGTCACGGCGTTTATTACGTCGAGGCCCCGAGCGACGGCCGCGCCGTGTTTGTCATGCCGTGGAAGGGGAGCACACTTATTGGTACCACCGAAACACCCTATGACGGCAACGACCCGGGGGCGGTGCGAGCACGCCCGGAAGAAATTTCCTACTTGCATGAAACGTGGCAACACTATTTTCCAAATGCTCACGGCCGGCTGCTGGACAATTTTGCCGGACTGCGCGTGCTGCCGCAGGGATCGGGGTCGGTATTCCGTCGTTCGCGCGAAACTGTCTTGCATCCGGACAATACCTACCGCGTGCGCCTCGTTACCGTTTACGGCGGCAAGCTCACCGGCTACCGCGCGACGGCGTCCAAGGTCATGCGCCTGCTCCGGCCATCGCTCCCGTTGCACGCGGCGGTCGCGGACACAGCAAAGTTGAAGCTTTCGCTGTAACACGATGTGGCGACGGCATCACCTGAAATGAGTTTTTCCGGCTGCCAAACCGCGTTGAGAATGTCTCCAAACTCCTTGGTGTTAAAGTCCTTTTCCATAAGAGGCAAGGGGTGGCTTGCCTAGCGCGCACTTCTTCCACAGAATGCGGGAAAACCTAAGCCCAGCGGGCCATATGGAAGGGGCGTGAAATGAATATTTTCGTGGGCAATCTTTCTGCAGCGGTGACGGCGGATGACCTGCGTCTGCTGTTTTCCGGCTACGGCACTATCGTCAATACCATTATCTTGCGCGATACCGACACCGGACTGCCTCTCGGCTACGGCCACGTGTACGTGGTGCCGGAACAAGCCGCCTACGAGGCCCTCATCAACCTCGACAAGACAAGCCTGAAAGGCAGTGCCATCACGCTGCGCGAATGTGTTTATCGCGCAGGCCAGGAACGGCGTCTGCGCCGTTTTCCATGGAGAGGCAGCGAGCGGCGCGTGGCGGATTCACGCCGACATAACGGCTACGAAAAAACATCCCCGGCGTCTTCTCAGCAGCGTCTCAGCTGAGGATCCGTTCAATCGTCCAGTAAATTCCGACCGCGGCAATCAGCGCCGACAACGGCTGCACCAGGCGCGCTCGGTACCAGCTTTTGGTTTTCCACCACAGTCCGATCAGCAGAAAGGCCGAGATGATCACGGTAAGCTGGCCCAGCTCCACCCCGAGATTGAACGTCAACAGCGCCGTCAGGAATTCAGAGCGCGGCAAACCGATCTCCTGCAACACCCCGGCGAATCCCATTCCGTGCAGCAGGCCGAAACCGAAGACCACGAATGCACGCCACGGTTTCAATTCCGCCGTGATCATGTTTTCCACCGCCACGTACGCAATCGACGCCGCGATCAACGGTTCCACAATCGCGGGTGACAGCGAGACGATGCCGTAAATACTCAAACCCAGTGTAATAGTGTGCGCCACCGTGAAGGCGGTTACCTGAATCAGCAACGGCTTCCAGCGGATGCTCAACAGAAAAAGCCCGAGCACGAACAGAATATGATCAAGACCCTTGGGCAGGATATGAGTAAAGCCATGCATGGTGTATTGCGCCGCGACTTCCAGCCGCGTTTTCTGCACCAGACCGACACCCAGAATGTAGGGCTCGCTCTTGGCGCCGTCCTTGAGCCACAGCGCCACCGTTTCGCCGACGGATACGGCTGGCAGACGCACAATGGATTCGCCGAAATATGCCGCATAGGTCCAATGGAAGACACGTGCCCCCGGGGGAATGGCTCCACACAAGTGCAAACGCGTCAGCCGTGCGCGCGCCGGATCGCCAACCTCTGGAACAACGAGCGCACACAAGGCTGGCTGCATGCGTGCATCGTCAAACAAAATCGAAACACCTTCGAGGTACTGCGGCAGGAACTCGCGGATTTTCCGTTCTAGCACCGCGGACGGCAGTTCACGCAGGCGATTGTAAGTCTGTGCGTTGGGCGATTCGCTGGTGTCCTTGTGCTGCGGACTCACGCCCGCAATCACCGCCTCCATGTTGGCGCTGATTTCAATGTCGTAGTTCCCGGCGTTGAAATTCACGGTCGCAATCGCGGGACGGATTTCATGAGCACGCGCGTTGTCCATGCCCACCAGAACAAGCAAGGCAGTCAAAAGTATCGGCAGTCGAGACATGGTTACTTGTTCCAATATCCAGCGCAGCGGGTCAGGAGGCTTATGCTATGCTGCGAACCGAGATGGCTTCATGGATCTGTGTGTGACAATAAAATTCCGCGCGCAGTTTATTCGAAATTCACACCGCCTGCTTGTCGCCGCATTCCTGGCTATCGCCGTGCCGACGGAAGCCCATGACTTCTGGATCGAACCTCAAGTATTCCAGCCCAAGCCCGGAAGCGCCGTGCCCATACGCCTGCTGGTGGGTCAGGATTTCAAGGGCGATTCCGTGCCCTATTTCCCCCAGAAATTCGAACGCTACATTATCGCGGGCCCGGCCGGCACACGCCCGATCCCCGGGGTGCTGGGCGATGAACCCGCCGGCACGGTAACACCGGCCGCACCCGGGTTGTACATCATCGGATTGCACACTAAACCGGATTCGGTCAGCTTCGACACCCTCGAAGAGTTCGAGAAATATCTGCGCAAGGAAGGCCTCGAACGAAACCTGGCATTACAACAGCAGCGCCAAAAATCCGGGAAAAAAATTGAAGAGACTTATTTTCGCTGCGCCAAATCGCTTATCGCCGCGAGTACGCCGCCGGATACCGCCGCCGATCAGGTACTCGGGTTTCCTCTGGAATTCATCGCTGAAACCAACCCTTACCGGACGCCCAAACTGCGCCTGCGACTGCTATACCAGAACAAACCGCTCGAAGGGGCGCTCGTGGTTGCCTTTAATAAGGCTGAGCCTCTCGCCAAACTCAAGGGGCGCACCGACGACAACGGCCGCGTCGAGTTTATTCTGCCACGCTCCGGCGTCTGGCTTGTCACATCGGTGCACATGATCCCGGCGTCCTTCTTTTCCAGTTACGACTGGGAAAGCCTGTGGGCCTCGCTGACGTTTGAACGACCATAAGGTGCTCATCACATGAAAATTGTGAAATTTATATTTTCAACACTGGTGATCTGTGTCAGCTTTTTTCACACTGCTCTTGCCGCCGAGTGGATCGGTCCGGATGAAAAGATTTCGGGATCATACAACGCGAAACAGCTGGAACAATTGCTGGAACAAAACAAACCGACCAAAGACGAAAATATCAAGGTCGTGCCCTTGTTCCGTAATGAGCGCTCCTCAAATATTCTGGTGCAGGTGCGGGATCGTGAACCGCTACACCGACATATCGACAGTGACATCACGGTGTTCATGCTGCGCGGTGAAGGCGACATCCGCCTCGGCAAGGAGACGCGACCTGTCAAAGCCGGCGACGTCATTCACATTGAGCGCGGCGCCGTTCACGCCTACATCAACCGCGGCCCGGAACCGGCGGTGGCACTGGTCGTCTATAGCCCCGCACCCGGCCCGAGGGATCGCGTACTGGTGGAAGAAAAAACAACTAAGACACCCT from Sulfuricaulis sp. includes these protein-coding regions:
- a CDS encoding DUF523 and DUF1722 domain-containing protein, encoding MKFPDRGDSKISLGISSCLLGQKVRFDGNHKLDTLLTGTLGQYFEWVPVCPEVAIGLGIPRPPIRLVGSTAAPRAVGVKDASIDVTDKLAAYGKQQARKLTDLSGYVFKSRSPSCGMERVKVYQHAGVPAKRGRGIYADAFLSGQPWLPAEEEGRLSDPRLRENFIERVFVYHRWQEFTVQGLTASRLVEFHTRHKLALMAHDVEAYRALGRLVAQAGRRNLKESGHEYLLQMMQAFQRLATPARHANVLMHLMGYLKKYLDADDKAELLGMIHAYRRGAAPFAAPLILLKHHFRRHPDPYIADQTYLNLDPRELMLRGGL
- a CDS encoding prepilin-type N-terminal cleavage/methylation domain-containing protein, which codes for MPCSTPSGFTLVELVIIIVVLGIIAAAGIPRFIDISRQTLVASIDATGASLQNAVILMQANVTAKGTTRPSNNVVGFGDGTVDINTAGFPTDTASTNPALNDTISTAKCQRVWNGILQNPPTTTTSGAVYSSAAPQLYRVQIAGAGPTLLCRYTYRKVASPVRRFDYYVNTGRVIVTNP
- a CDS encoding glycerophosphodiester phosphodiesterase family protein, yielding MLIPQLVAHRGYPRHYPENTLIGLEAAITTGARFVEVDVQVSRDRVPVLFHDRDMKRLCGVHGKVHELRYEQLWRLRVAERERFGDRYKDVHITRLAELGHLLMRQPEVTAFVELKRSSIKRFGVDTMLTLVRRSLKPVLAQCVLISYSLEALVAARNQGWARIGAVIDQWDEHKQELITKMCPEFIFCGTNSLPREGKLQIDATKLVVFEVADSNVALALAARGVDFIETFAVGEMLQEFSRLAPS
- a CDS encoding glycerol-3-phosphate dehydrogenase/oxidase codes for the protein MTAATYDVVVIGGGIHGVGVAQAAAAAGYSVLLLEQKTLASGTSSRSSKLIHGGLRYLEGAQFGLVRESLREREILLRNAPELVRRVPFYIPVYSSTQRPPWMIRAGLSLYALFGGLSRDTRFESVPRARWENLDGLDTRNLLAVYRYEDAQTDDALLTQAVMRSAQTLSAELRCPANFLSAIRDETGYRVHYLDNSGEQTCHTGSLVNAAGPWANTVLDRITPRPPILTVDLVQGAHILVEGETRHGVYYVEAPSDGRAVFVMPWKGSTLIGTTETPYDGNDPGAVRARPEEISYLHETWQHYFPNAHGRLLDNFAGLRVLPQGSGSVFRRSRETVLHPDNTYRVRLVTVYGGKLTGYRATASKVMRLLRPSLPLHAAVADTAKLKLSL
- a CDS encoding HupE/UreJ family protein encodes the protein MSRLPILLTALLVLVGMDNARAHEIRPAIATVNFNAGNYDIEISANMEAVIAGVSPQHKDTSESPNAQTYNRLRELPSAVLERKIREFLPQYLEGVSILFDDARMQPALCALVVPEVGDPARARLTRLHLCGAIPPGARVFHWTYAAYFGESIVRLPAVSVGETVALWLKDGAKSEPYILGVGLVQKTRLEVAAQYTMHGFTHILPKGLDHILFVLGLFLLSIRWKPLLIQVTAFTVAHTITLGLSIYGIVSLSPAIVEPLIAASIAYVAVENMITAELKPWRAFVVFGFGLLHGMGFAGVLQEIGLPRSEFLTALLTFNLGVELGQLTVIISAFLLIGLWWKTKSWYRARLVQPLSALIAAVGIYWTIERILS
- a CDS encoding DUF4198 domain-containing protein; translated protein: MTIKFRAQFIRNSHRLLVAAFLAIAVPTEAHDFWIEPQVFQPKPGSAVPIRLLVGQDFKGDSVPYFPQKFERYIIAGPAGTRPIPGVLGDEPAGTVTPAAPGLYIIGLHTKPDSVSFDTLEEFEKYLRKEGLERNLALQQQRQKSGKKIEETYFRCAKSLIAASTPPDTAADQVLGFPLEFIAETNPYRTPKLRLRLLYQNKPLEGALVVAFNKAEPLAKLKGRTDDNGRVEFILPRSGVWLVTSVHMIPASFFSSYDWESLWASLTFERP
- a CDS encoding cupin domain-containing protein; its protein translation is MKIVKFIFSTLVICVSFFHTALAAEWIGPDEKISGSYNAKQLEQLLEQNKPTKDENIKVVPLFRNERSSNILVQVRDREPLHRHIDSDITVFMLRGEGDIRLGKETRPVKAGDVIHIERGAVHAYINRGPEPAVALVVYSPAPGPRDRVLVEEKTTKTP